The Paenibacillus macerans genome includes a window with the following:
- a CDS encoding response regulator transcription factor: MSTILIVDDERDMVELLADELTARGHNVLAAYDGDRGIELAGSQPDLVILDIMMPGRDGFEVCRAIRDTVRCPILFVSARQSENDRVKGFSLGGDDYIVKPFGLREFLARIEANLRREERARQNANAAGPIRTADTTGTTDTTGTTDTTGTANITGTTGAGTAAQALLRWRNLELDLKGMAVTVCGTPVALTRREYEIVELLALHAGQVFSREQMYERIWGLDAEGDSSTVVEHIKKIRAKLAAADPSGDYIQTVWGIGYKWNKG; the protein is encoded by the coding sequence ATGAGTACGATTTTGATCGTTGACGATGAGCGGGACATGGTGGAGCTGCTGGCGGATGAGCTCACGGCCAGGGGGCACAACGTGCTGGCCGCGTACGACGGGGACCGCGGCATCGAGCTGGCGGGCTCGCAGCCCGATCTGGTCATTTTGGATATCATGATGCCGGGGCGGGACGGCTTTGAGGTGTGCCGGGCGATCCGTGACACCGTCCGCTGTCCGATCCTGTTCGTCAGCGCCCGGCAGTCGGAAAACGACCGGGTCAAGGGCTTTTCGCTCGGCGGCGACGATTACATCGTCAAGCCTTTTGGCCTGCGGGAATTTCTTGCCCGCATCGAGGCCAATCTGCGCCGGGAGGAACGCGCCAGACAAAACGCAAATGCCGCTGGCCCCATCCGTACCGCCGATACCACCGGCACCACCGATACCACCGGCACCACCGATACCACCGGCACCGCGAATATCACCGGCACTACCGGTGCGGGAACTGCGGCACAAGCGCTTCTGCGCTGGCGGAACCTGGAGCTCGACCTGAAAGGCATGGCCGTAACGGTTTGCGGCACGCCGGTGGCGCTGACCCGGAGGGAGTACGAAATCGTCGAGCTGCTTGCGCTGCACGCGGGCCAGGTTTTTTCCCGGGAGCAGATGTATGAACGGATTTGGGGTTTGGATGCGGAAGGCGACTCGTCCACCGTCGTTGAACATATCAAAAAAATCAGAGCCAAGCTGGCCGCGGCCGATCCGTCCGGGGACTATATCCAGACCGTATGGGGCATCGGCTACAAATGGAATAAGGGGTAA